Proteins from a single region of Fundulus heteroclitus isolate FHET01 chromosome 12, MU-UCD_Fhet_4.1, whole genome shotgun sequence:
- the LOC105928770 gene encoding immediate early response gene 5-like protein, with product MECAFDAQNLISISLRKIQSSRTQRGGIKLHKNLLVTYVLRNARQFYMSKNSLQTHRTPPYEDAAAVRGRQEYLELTGSFTELADDFYCNFTGVESDSWHCGAHQSSALPTGLAHQDASACAMVSPSDSELMVSEACWSCADKSSWELPIPNAQANQKTVLDLDTHVVTTVTNGYFHSDCCAQPKHPQAGAQCYSRKRKLDTSYCIVDPEFYLPDFVPVPCKRMRSEEEDELQSDSEQLDGANISNLISVLGSGGLSEFVSWQHMDLEQIFGSQTICLKHTLLAGSGWTRAIEAF from the coding sequence ATGGAGTGTGCTTTTGACGCACAGAACCTGATCTCCATTTCTTTGAGGAAAATCCAAAGCTCCAGGACGCAGAGAGGCGGCATCAAGCTCCACAAGAACTTGCTGGTAACATACGTCCTCAGAAACGCCAGGCAGTTTTACATGAGCAAAAACTCGTTGCAGACGCACAGAACACCCCCATACGAGGATGCGGCGGCGGTCCGTGGGAGGCAAGAGTACCTCGAACTGACCGGCAGCTTCACGGAGTTGGCTGATGACTTCTACTGCAACTTTACAGGCGTGGAGTCGGACAGCTGGCACTGCGGAGCGCACCAATCCAGCGCACTGCCTACGGGGCTGGCGCACCAAGACGCCTCTGCCTGCGCAATGGTTTCTCCAAGTGACTCTGAGCTCATGGTTTCGGAAGCCTGCTGGAGCTGCGCGGACAAATCTTCCTGGGAGTTACCCATCCCAAACGCACAAGCCAACCAAAAGACTGTCCTGGACTTGGACACGCATGTGGTGACAACTGTGACGAACGGATACTTCCACTCAGACTGTTGCGCGCAGCCGAAACACCCGCAGGCGGGCGCGCAGTGCTACAGCAGAAAGCGAAAGCTGGACACAAGTTATTGTATTGTTGACCCGGAGTTTTATTTGCCGGACTTTGTGCCTGTGCCGTGTAAGAGGATGAGGAGCGAAGAGGAGGACGAGTTACAGTCGGACTCGGAACAGCTGGACGGCGCGAACATCTCCAACCTGATCTCGGTTCTGGGATCAGGTGGGCTATCTGAGTTTGTGAGTTGGCAGCACATGGACCTTGAGCAGATATTCGGCTCCCAGACAATTTGTTTAAAACACACACTGTTGGCAGGCAGTGGCTGGACCAGAGCAATCGAAGCATTTTGA